The Mytilus galloprovincialis chromosome 2, xbMytGall1.hap1.1, whole genome shotgun sequence genome has a window encoding:
- the LOC143064613 gene encoding uncharacterized protein LOC143064613 isoform X1: MAADCQGRLSPISPEILDDEALDPRIHGELERLNKASDDINKLELELDDERAGFRQALSDTTHKLNTLAKKLGSCVEKARPYYDQRHRVLEAHSEAQKVAIRFERACSMHEAAKEMVQLAEQGYMKGEASTDPAWQEMLNHATMKVNEAEKERNESETEHMKTMHSFQESDEKCQKLQKELKRAITKSSLRTQTHFLQLGDITNRYQLTLLPYFELKAAVNQQMEDNKRAIKILEEDVHSAKVMYSEALRNLEKISDSIHQQRIEKQQQIELGERGAGVGSETPSPPPVRQKDKSSIDGQNDVSINSEEYSSNRPLSGYQPNQYSLPSVIHESVERSRNQSYRTAIEHRSSIKEQDEFPVPSLESEYMSLPKTTEYNKNDRDTISTSVRQRELDRTKRNSAIRGSVLSETGSQEQERSPSRSRKSNKLKGGLILRIDSAMDPLAQKYQTEDIQPTRKREKSQKSLHRSQAKSGYIQENRSLPITPTQSNAFCPPRSSPSHSSLSSALSLPEEDRSDAESIASTGPMLDDDQVELLTMEFSEEVFDEEEAKSKRLERRDSQHLNLPSKLSYLEKYIRQTSHDNLDKSKIDDTEDSIEDSTVQITEKLSSINLEEGPVTTIDKTLTDDSIDEIVDTREDRNSD; encoded by the exons ATGGCAGCCGACTGTCAAGGTCGGTTGTCGCCGATCTCACCAGAAATCCTTGACGATGAAGCTTTAGATCCAAGAATTCAT GGTGAATTAGAGAGGTTGAATAAGGCATCTGATGATATAAACAAATTGGAACTAGAGTTAGAT GATGAAAGGGCTGGATTTAGACAAGCATTATCAGATACCACACATAAACTCAATACTCTGGCAAAGAAGCTCGGATCTTGTGTTGAAAAGGCTAGACCATACTATGACCAAAGACATAGAGTTTTGGAG GCTCACTCAGAAGCACAGAAGGTTGCTATACGCTTTGAACGAGCGTGTAGCATGCATGAGGCAGCAAAGGAGATGGTACAGTTAGCAGAACAAGGATACATGAAAGGAGAAGCTTCTACAGATCCAGCTTGGCAGGAAATGCTTAATCATGCTACCATGAAG GTTAATGAAGCAGAAAAGGAGAGAAACGAGAGTGAGACAGAACATATGAAAACAATGCATAGTTTCCAAGAATCGGATGAAAAATGTCAgaagttacaaaaagaattaAAGAGAGCAATTACTAAATCTAG CCTGAGGACACAAACTCACTTCCTACAACTAGGGGACATAACCAACAGATATCAGTTAACTTTGTT ACCATATTTTGAGCTGAAAGCTGCCGTAAATCAGCAAATGGAG gATAACAAGAGGGCAATCAAGATATTGGAGGAAGATGTCCACTCTGCCAAAGTCATGTACTCTGAAGCTTTAAGGAATTTGGAAAAGATAAGTGACAGCATACATCAGCAGAGAatagaaaaacaacaacaaatagaaCTTGGAGAAAGAGGTGCTGGGGTAGGGTCAGAAACACCCTCACCACCCCCAGTACGTCAGAAGGACAAAAGTTCAATAGACGGTCAGAATGATGTCAGTATTAACTCAGAAGAGTACAGTTCTAATAGACCATTATCAGGGTACCAACCTAACCAGTATTCACTGCCATCAGTTATTCATGAGTCTGTAGAAAGATCCAGGAACCAGAGCTATAGAACTGCAATAGAACATAGAAGCAGTATAAAAGAACAGGACGAATTTCCTGTTCCAAGTTTGGAATCAGAATACATGTCTTTACCAAAGACAacagaatataataaaaatgatagagaTACAATATCTACCTCAGTAAGGCAAAGAGAActtgataggacaaaaagaaatagTGCTATTCGTGGAAGTGTTTTATCTGAAACTGGATCTCAGGAACAGGAGAGATCCCCCTCAAGATCACGTAAGAGTAACAAACTGAAAGGTGGACTTATTTTACGTATTGATAGTGCAATGGACCCCTTAGCTCAGAAATACCAGACTGAGGACATACAGCCAACACGTAAACGAGAGAAATCCCAAAAGAGTTTACATAGATCTCAGGCAAAGTCAGGATATATTCAAGAAAATAGATCTCTACCAATAACTCCCACTCAATCAAATGCATTTTGCCCACCAAGAAGTTCCCCTAGTCATTCTAGTCTGTCGTCTGCTCTTTCTCTCCCAGAAGAAGACAGATCAGACGCTGAAAGTATAGCCAGTACAGGACCCATGCTGGATGATGATCAGGTAGAATTACTAACAATGGAGTTTTCAGAAGAAGTGTTTGATGAGGAAGAAGCTAAATCGAAAAGACTAGAACGACGTGATTCTCAGCACCTTAATCTACCATCTAAATTATCGTATTTGGAAAAATATATACGCCAAACATCTCATGACAATCTTGATAAGTCAAAAATTGATGATACAGAAGATTCAATAGAAGATTCAACAGTCCAAATAACGGAGAAATTGTCAAGTATTAATCTAGAGGAAGGACCAGTTACAACGATAGACAAAACACTGACAGATGATAGTATAGATGAGATAGTTGACACGCGGGAAGATAGGAATTCTGATTAG
- the LOC143064613 gene encoding uncharacterized protein LOC143064613 isoform X2: MAADCQGRLSPISPEILDDEALDPRIHGELERLNKASDDINKLELELDDERAGFRQALSDTTHKLNTLAKKLGSCVEKARPYYDQRHRVLEAHSEAQKVAIRFERACSMHEAAKEMVQLAEQGYMKGEASTDPAWQEMLNHATMKVNEAEKERNESETEHMKTMHSFQESDEKCQKLQKELKRAITKSRPYFELKAAVNQQMEDNKRAIKILEEDVHSAKVMYSEALRNLEKISDSIHQQRIEKQQQIELGERGAGVGSETPSPPPVRQKDKSSIDGQNDVSINSEEYSSNRPLSGYQPNQYSLPSVIHESVERSRNQSYRTAIEHRSSIKEQDEFPVPSLESEYMSLPKTTEYNKNDRDTISTSVRQRELDRTKRNSAIRGSVLSETGSQEQERSPSRSRKSNKLKGGLILRIDSAMDPLAQKYQTEDIQPTRKREKSQKSLHRSQAKSGYIQENRSLPITPTQSNAFCPPRSSPSHSSLSSALSLPEEDRSDAESIASTGPMLDDDQVELLTMEFSEEVFDEEEAKSKRLERRDSQHLNLPSKLSYLEKYIRQTSHDNLDKSKIDDTEDSIEDSTVQITEKLSSINLEEGPVTTIDKTLTDDSIDEIVDTREDRNSD, encoded by the exons ATGGCAGCCGACTGTCAAGGTCGGTTGTCGCCGATCTCACCAGAAATCCTTGACGATGAAGCTTTAGATCCAAGAATTCAT GGTGAATTAGAGAGGTTGAATAAGGCATCTGATGATATAAACAAATTGGAACTAGAGTTAGAT GATGAAAGGGCTGGATTTAGACAAGCATTATCAGATACCACACATAAACTCAATACTCTGGCAAAGAAGCTCGGATCTTGTGTTGAAAAGGCTAGACCATACTATGACCAAAGACATAGAGTTTTGGAG GCTCACTCAGAAGCACAGAAGGTTGCTATACGCTTTGAACGAGCGTGTAGCATGCATGAGGCAGCAAAGGAGATGGTACAGTTAGCAGAACAAGGATACATGAAAGGAGAAGCTTCTACAGATCCAGCTTGGCAGGAAATGCTTAATCATGCTACCATGAAG GTTAATGAAGCAGAAAAGGAGAGAAACGAGAGTGAGACAGAACATATGAAAACAATGCATAGTTTCCAAGAATCGGATGAAAAATGTCAgaagttacaaaaagaattaAAGAGAGCAATTACTAAATCTAG ACCATATTTTGAGCTGAAAGCTGCCGTAAATCAGCAAATGGAG gATAACAAGAGGGCAATCAAGATATTGGAGGAAGATGTCCACTCTGCCAAAGTCATGTACTCTGAAGCTTTAAGGAATTTGGAAAAGATAAGTGACAGCATACATCAGCAGAGAatagaaaaacaacaacaaatagaaCTTGGAGAAAGAGGTGCTGGGGTAGGGTCAGAAACACCCTCACCACCCCCAGTACGTCAGAAGGACAAAAGTTCAATAGACGGTCAGAATGATGTCAGTATTAACTCAGAAGAGTACAGTTCTAATAGACCATTATCAGGGTACCAACCTAACCAGTATTCACTGCCATCAGTTATTCATGAGTCTGTAGAAAGATCCAGGAACCAGAGCTATAGAACTGCAATAGAACATAGAAGCAGTATAAAAGAACAGGACGAATTTCCTGTTCCAAGTTTGGAATCAGAATACATGTCTTTACCAAAGACAacagaatataataaaaatgatagagaTACAATATCTACCTCAGTAAGGCAAAGAGAActtgataggacaaaaagaaatagTGCTATTCGTGGAAGTGTTTTATCTGAAACTGGATCTCAGGAACAGGAGAGATCCCCCTCAAGATCACGTAAGAGTAACAAACTGAAAGGTGGACTTATTTTACGTATTGATAGTGCAATGGACCCCTTAGCTCAGAAATACCAGACTGAGGACATACAGCCAACACGTAAACGAGAGAAATCCCAAAAGAGTTTACATAGATCTCAGGCAAAGTCAGGATATATTCAAGAAAATAGATCTCTACCAATAACTCCCACTCAATCAAATGCATTTTGCCCACCAAGAAGTTCCCCTAGTCATTCTAGTCTGTCGTCTGCTCTTTCTCTCCCAGAAGAAGACAGATCAGACGCTGAAAGTATAGCCAGTACAGGACCCATGCTGGATGATGATCAGGTAGAATTACTAACAATGGAGTTTTCAGAAGAAGTGTTTGATGAGGAAGAAGCTAAATCGAAAAGACTAGAACGACGTGATTCTCAGCACCTTAATCTACCATCTAAATTATCGTATTTGGAAAAATATATACGCCAAACATCTCATGACAATCTTGATAAGTCAAAAATTGATGATACAGAAGATTCAATAGAAGATTCAACAGTCCAAATAACGGAGAAATTGTCAAGTATTAATCTAGAGGAAGGACCAGTTACAACGATAGACAAAACACTGACAGATGATAGTATAGATGAGATAGTTGACACGCGGGAAGATAGGAATTCTGATTAG
- the LOC143064613 gene encoding uncharacterized protein LOC143064613 isoform X3 → MHNEGELERLNKASDDINKLELELDDERAGFRQALSDTTHKLNTLAKKLGSCVEKARPYYDQRHRVLEAHSEAQKVAIRFERACSMHEAAKEMVQLAEQGYMKGEASTDPAWQEMLNHATMKVNEAEKERNESETEHMKTMHSFQESDEKCQKLQKELKRAITKSSLRTQTHFLQLGDITNRYQLTLLPYFELKAAVNQQMEDNKRAIKILEEDVHSAKVMYSEALRNLEKISDSIHQQRIEKQQQIELGERGAGVGSETPSPPPVRQKDKSSIDGQNDVSINSEEYSSNRPLSGYQPNQYSLPSVIHESVERSRNQSYRTAIEHRSSIKEQDEFPVPSLESEYMSLPKTTEYNKNDRDTISTSVRQRELDRTKRNSAIRGSVLSETGSQEQERSPSRSRKSNKLKGGLILRIDSAMDPLAQKYQTEDIQPTRKREKSQKSLHRSQAKSGYIQENRSLPITPTQSNAFCPPRSSPSHSSLSSALSLPEEDRSDAESIASTGPMLDDDQVELLTMEFSEEVFDEEEAKSKRLERRDSQHLNLPSKLSYLEKYIRQTSHDNLDKSKIDDTEDSIEDSTVQITEKLSSINLEEGPVTTIDKTLTDDSIDEIVDTREDRNSD, encoded by the exons GGTGAATTAGAGAGGTTGAATAAGGCATCTGATGATATAAACAAATTGGAACTAGAGTTAGAT GATGAAAGGGCTGGATTTAGACAAGCATTATCAGATACCACACATAAACTCAATACTCTGGCAAAGAAGCTCGGATCTTGTGTTGAAAAGGCTAGACCATACTATGACCAAAGACATAGAGTTTTGGAG GCTCACTCAGAAGCACAGAAGGTTGCTATACGCTTTGAACGAGCGTGTAGCATGCATGAGGCAGCAAAGGAGATGGTACAGTTAGCAGAACAAGGATACATGAAAGGAGAAGCTTCTACAGATCCAGCTTGGCAGGAAATGCTTAATCATGCTACCATGAAG GTTAATGAAGCAGAAAAGGAGAGAAACGAGAGTGAGACAGAACATATGAAAACAATGCATAGTTTCCAAGAATCGGATGAAAAATGTCAgaagttacaaaaagaattaAAGAGAGCAATTACTAAATCTAG CCTGAGGACACAAACTCACTTCCTACAACTAGGGGACATAACCAACAGATATCAGTTAACTTTGTT ACCATATTTTGAGCTGAAAGCTGCCGTAAATCAGCAAATGGAG gATAACAAGAGGGCAATCAAGATATTGGAGGAAGATGTCCACTCTGCCAAAGTCATGTACTCTGAAGCTTTAAGGAATTTGGAAAAGATAAGTGACAGCATACATCAGCAGAGAatagaaaaacaacaacaaatagaaCTTGGAGAAAGAGGTGCTGGGGTAGGGTCAGAAACACCCTCACCACCCCCAGTACGTCAGAAGGACAAAAGTTCAATAGACGGTCAGAATGATGTCAGTATTAACTCAGAAGAGTACAGTTCTAATAGACCATTATCAGGGTACCAACCTAACCAGTATTCACTGCCATCAGTTATTCATGAGTCTGTAGAAAGATCCAGGAACCAGAGCTATAGAACTGCAATAGAACATAGAAGCAGTATAAAAGAACAGGACGAATTTCCTGTTCCAAGTTTGGAATCAGAATACATGTCTTTACCAAAGACAacagaatataataaaaatgatagagaTACAATATCTACCTCAGTAAGGCAAAGAGAActtgataggacaaaaagaaatagTGCTATTCGTGGAAGTGTTTTATCTGAAACTGGATCTCAGGAACAGGAGAGATCCCCCTCAAGATCACGTAAGAGTAACAAACTGAAAGGTGGACTTATTTTACGTATTGATAGTGCAATGGACCCCTTAGCTCAGAAATACCAGACTGAGGACATACAGCCAACACGTAAACGAGAGAAATCCCAAAAGAGTTTACATAGATCTCAGGCAAAGTCAGGATATATTCAAGAAAATAGATCTCTACCAATAACTCCCACTCAATCAAATGCATTTTGCCCACCAAGAAGTTCCCCTAGTCATTCTAGTCTGTCGTCTGCTCTTTCTCTCCCAGAAGAAGACAGATCAGACGCTGAAAGTATAGCCAGTACAGGACCCATGCTGGATGATGATCAGGTAGAATTACTAACAATGGAGTTTTCAGAAGAAGTGTTTGATGAGGAAGAAGCTAAATCGAAAAGACTAGAACGACGTGATTCTCAGCACCTTAATCTACCATCTAAATTATCGTATTTGGAAAAATATATACGCCAAACATCTCATGACAATCTTGATAAGTCAAAAATTGATGATACAGAAGATTCAATAGAAGATTCAACAGTCCAAATAACGGAGAAATTGTCAAGTATTAATCTAGAGGAAGGACCAGTTACAACGATAGACAAAACACTGACAGATGATAGTATAGATGAGATAGTTGACACGCGGGAAGATAGGAATTCTGATTAG
- the LOC143062556 gene encoding uncharacterized protein LOC143062556 encodes MQNKTSRLHETALSVGLKIDIQKTKIISLNDKNIKQTITLKGNNIDEVENFTYLGTNISQDNGTSKDIMARINKARTSFCRLRTIALRWTPAEGKRKRWRPKETWRRTIESELRIIGMTWGEAERKAPDRQQWRALVVASCASAHEED; translated from the exons ATGCAGAATAAAACATCAAGACTACATGAGACTGCTCTATCTGTAGGTTTAAAGATAGACATACAGAAGACAAAGATAATAAGcctaaatgataaaaatataaaacaaacaataacacTAAAAGGAAATAACATAGATGAAGTTGAAAATTTTACCTATCTTGGCACCAATATCAGCCAGGACAACGGAACTAGCAAAGATATAATGGCAAGAATCAACAAAGCCAGAACTTCTTTCTGCAGACTACGAACA ATAGCTCTTCGTTGGACACCAGCAGAGGGGAAAAGAAAGAGATGGAGACCGAAAGAGACATGGCGACGCACAATAGAGAGTGAACTGAGAATCATAGGAATGACATGGGGAGAAGCAGAAAGAAAGGCACCAGACAGGCAACAGTGGAGGGCTTTGGTAGTGGCCTCATGTGCAAGTGCGCACGAAGAGGATTAA